GGAATGCAGTGTGTCCATAACCCCAAAAGCATAGTGGATGCAGTTGAAAGTGGAGAAAAGATGCAACAAATCACGCAGAAGGTGAACCTGTTGTTGCACAGTGTCACAGTCCtcaagagagaagagagacagatTGAGTTGTGTGGACTTAGACGAAGAGTATAATCCTCTCCTGCAGGGAGGGGAGCTACGGGAAGCTTGGATAATGACACCAGCAGACAGACTTGCAGACCCTGCCTGGTTGTtgtgctgttgccatggttgaTAATCAAGTGACAACACAACACATACTGTGTACTGCACCTTGTGTATGAGTATGCATTACACAGTGTCATCCATTCTATGGATATTTACACTCTGCTGCTATGCTTTCATCAATATTGGTTTATAAATAATCAAGAAGACTATTTGTGATTGTAGGTGGATGTAATAAGTAAATATGAAAGGTATCTTTGACGTTAGTTAACAGTCCTTTCAAAACCTCATTACATGTTAAGACTGTCATGaactgaatatgtgtgtgtgtgtgtattacaaTTCTCATGTTATATACTTCAGCCTATATATAAACCTGCAAGTAAGCTAGCTgccctttatttttaacaatgaCTTACTcagccattttttaaaaagtaccATTATTGAAGGTTGTTTATATGTGGTTGTGACAGACAGTCACTGCAGAGCGATCACATGGACAGCTTTAACTCAAGGAGCTTCTACTGGTCCCGTCTTTCTACCCTCACAGTCTGCACCGAGGGAAAAGGTTCCTGAGTGGGAGTTGTAATTAGATGCCAGACTGTAAAGGAAAAAGAACGCGTTTGCCCCcttgaataatacatttaagaTTCCTAGATGCTCATTTATACACAATATACACAAAATGGTACAAAGAGAGCAATATTGGGGGAGATGCTTGATGCACTGATATTTAGGAGTAAGTAGTGATGAAGgagtttttctttcaaaataagtgTTTAATACCGATAAATGTGCACTTTTTGAAACTTAGTTAGATATCCTGGTTAAAACTATCATCAGTTACAAAAGAATTACAACGATGTGTACAATATAAAGTTTTTGTGCTTATTTATCACGTGCTTTTTGTGCttatttatcacacacacacactcatttgctTACATTTTGATGAGTTTTTGTCTATTTTTGTAAGGCTGTACACAGTGAGCATTTCAATTTTCTCCTGGTTGTCCTCGTTTTTGATCTAAATTTGTTTAAACTTTTACGTATAGTTGTATAGTACTTGAAgtcgtatttatttattttgataaatGCATTCATACATCTAAAGTTTAAAACATATGTACATTTTCATATTGTTATGTTTGTGATAAGCCAGTAACGGCTAATAATAACAGACCGTAGATACATCTAGTATAGTGAGGCTCTATTGACAGAAGAAATCAGATAATTCTTCGAAACTTAATGGTGAACACAAATAGAGTTCCTTTATAGTTTGTGGTCCTTTGGTTTGCTGTGAACGTGTCGATTCATGTTTTCTCTTGAACGTATTCCCTGCAGACTGGCAGCCATGCTGACCGGCTTTATGGAGGGTCTTCTCTGCTGCCTCACCCCAAAGTCGGCTAACGTTGTGGTTCCTGCAGAATCCTCCGAAACCACTGACGGCTATGAGTTTGTTGAGGTTAAACCAGGCCGGGTCCTGCGGGTCCGACACGTCGTCCCCGAGCGGCCGCTGGTGGAGGAGCCCACGGGGTCGGGGGGCACCGTCAGCTGCAAACGAAAGATCACAGTTTATCGTAACGGGCAGCTTTTCATCGAGAACTTGGGTGACGGTGCGAGTGCAGAGCTGAAAAACTGCCAGAACGGAGAGGCGGAACCGAACACCCCCGTAGAAGATGAACTGACAGACTGCGGAAAGTCCTCGGTGCCCGTCAGCATCCCTGAATCCAGGTCTGACTCGGGCCCGCCCGGACGAGAGGCGCCTGCAGACGGGCAGGTTGACCTGCCGCAACCACCCAGGAAACGCAGGAGGAAGCCCAAGCGCACCGTGGTGATCGACTGTGAGAGGAAGATATCGGCCTGCAAAGGGACCCACGCGGACGTGGCTCTGTTCTTCATCCATGGAGTGGGAGGCTCACTGGACATCTGGAAAAGCCAGGTGGACTTCTTCTCCAGGCTGGGCTACGAGGTGATCGCCCCGGACCTGGCGGGTCACGGAGCCAGCTCGGCCCCGCAGATAGCTGCTGCCTACACTTTCTACGCCCTGGCTGAGGATATGAGGCTCATCTTCAAGAGATACGCGCGCAAGAGGAATATTCTCATAGGACATTCGTACGGGTAAATATAAGATCACAAAATTCATTTTGCATGTAGTGGAATTGTCGTAGAGGATTCAGAAGAATATGCTGAGAAATGGTCAAACATCAAAACTGAACCGAGGAAGAAACTTAACTGCATACTTGTTGCCCTTAATATGAAGCAATGAAGGAATGTTTCTCATTGACACATAAAGTCATCAAGTGACCTACATCCAAACCCTTTCCACATATGAACAATCGAAGTGACAGGCAACTacaacaagaaataaaaataaccgCTCTTCTGCCCTCGCAGTGTGTCGATCTGTACCTTCCTGGCCCACGAGTATCCCGACCAGATCCACAAGATGGTCATGATCAACGGAGGTGGTCCCACTGCGCTGGAGCCCAGCCTGTGCTCCATCTTCAACCTGCCCACCTGTGTGCTTCACTGCCTCTCGCCGCTGCTGGCCTGGAGCTTTCTCAAGTACCACACAACGCAACAGTGACAATTTTACCAGCCAAAGCGGTGCCGCGTATAAATATGTTATATAATCGCTGGTCAAACGTTATCCTAACTGATTGTTATATATTTGTAATTGAGTTAAAtgtcctccgctctgccccCCCGACAGGGCCGGCTTTGCCCGGCAGGGTGCCAAAGAGAAGCAGCTGCTGAAAGACAACAATGCCTTTAACGTGTCGTCCTTTGTGCTGCGCGCCATGATGAGTGGGCAGTACTGGCCGGAGGGGGATGAGGTGTACCACGCTGAACTCACTGTGCCCATTCTGCTGGTTCACGGCATGCATGACAAGTTTGTGCCCATCGAGGAGGACCAGCGCATGGCGGAGGTGAGTGGACCACAGCAACCCTCAAAGCCCCGGATTCAAACTGATGCTACTAGAGATAATGCTGTGTTAATGCTGTCATGTTGTGAACTAAATGTTTAGTTACATTTGAAGAACCATCCCTATCAAGAATTACAAATGGAGCCATGATATTGGATTCCTTGATAGCTAAGGCCCTAAAGCTTGTCAACATCTCTGTTGTTTTTGCAGATAAtccttaattgtttttattgttttgtttgctaAACGATACAATATATCTACAACTTAATGTCGTCATAACATATTCTCTAAGGTCTCTCCCAATACAAGCTCTAAGGAGCTGTTTGGTCATCATTTGTAAAGTTTATAGTAAAGTATACGAttatcaaatacattttttta
This Gasterosteus aculeatus chromosome 8, fGasAcu3.hap1.1, whole genome shotgun sequence DNA region includes the following protein-coding sequences:
- the abhd8b gene encoding protein ABHD8, with protein sequence MLTGFMEGLLCCLTPKSANVVVPAESSETTDGYEFVEVKPGRVLRVRHVVPERPLVEEPTGSGGTVSCKRKITVYRNGQLFIENLGDGASAELKNCQNGEAEPNTPVEDELTDCGKSSVPVSIPESRSDSGPPGREAPADGQVDLPQPPRKRRRKPKRTVVIDCERKISACKGTHADVALFFIHGVGGSLDIWKSQVDFFSRLGYEVIAPDLAGHGASSAPQIAAAYTFYALAEDMRLIFKRYARKRNILIGHSYGVSICTFLAHEYPDQIHKMVMINGGGPTALEPSLCSIFNLPTCVLHCLSPLLAWSFLKAGFARQGAKEKQLLKDNNAFNVSSFVLRAMMSGQYWPEGDEVYHAELTVPILLVHGMHDKFVPIEEDQRMAEILLMAFLKVLEDGSHMVMMECPEAVNTLLHEFILWEPITPPPQKKESKTRPETAKAQSENSKAASDPSNVRPATARPTSSNNNTEERPNKAKK